Proteins co-encoded in one Methanosarcinales archaeon Met12 genomic window:
- a CDS encoding AbrB/MazE/SpoVT family DNA-binding domain-containing protein: MTTTMVSSKGQIVIPKCIREKLSLEKGSEVEIIERDGVIKIIRIPEDPLEALAGCLNLGASTKELMRELDEEEKRRDERLMGLKA, translated from the coding sequence ATGACTACTACTATGGTAAGTTCTAAAGGGCAGATAGTGATACCCAAGTGCATTAGGGAGAAGCTGTCATTGGAGAAGGGATCAGAGGTTGAGATAATAGAGAGAGATGGTGTAATCAAGATCATCAGGATTCCAGAAGACCCCTTGGAGGCATTAGCTGGATGCCTGAATCTCGGGGCATCGACGAAAGAGCTGATGCGGGAATTGGATGAAGAGGAAAAAAGAAGAGATGAGCGACTCATGGGGCTCAAAGCATGA
- a CDS encoding type II toxin-antitoxin system VapC family toxin, which translates to MKHCLDSYAIISLIQGGDGADKVKRIISGDGQKVMSTVNAAEVYNIILRRRGEEHADEKFTWFTKLNIEFMPPDVEIAREAGRFKMKYSFALGDAFCLATAVSAECKIVTGDSEFGDVSEVEIVWV; encoded by the coding sequence ATGAAACACTGCTTGGATTCGTATGCGATCATCAGTCTGATTCAGGGTGGAGATGGCGCAGACAAGGTGAAGAGGATAATATCCGGGGATGGGCAGAAGGTCATGAGTACGGTGAACGCAGCAGAGGTCTATAACATTATATTGAGGCGGAGGGGAGAGGAGCACGCGGACGAGAAGTTCACGTGGTTTACAAAACTAAACATAGAATTCATGCCACCAGATGTTGAGATTGCAAGAGAAGCAGGCAGGTTCAAGATGAAATATTCTTTTGCCCTTGGAGATGCCTTCTGCCTTGCCACTGCTGTCTCAGCAGAATGTAAAATCGTGACAGGTGATTCAGAGTTTGGTGATGTCAGCGAAGTCGAAATTGTGTGGGTTTGA